A window of the Salarias fasciatus unplaced genomic scaffold, fSalaFa1.1, whole genome shotgun sequence genome harbors these coding sequences:
- the LOC115384448 gene encoding tubulin beta-1 chain, producing MREIVHLQAGQCGNQIGAKFWEVISDEHGIDPTGTYHGDSDLQLDRINVYYNEASGGKYVPRAVLVDLEPGTMDSVRSGPFGQVFRPDNFVFGQSGAGNNWAKGHYTEGAELVDSVLDVVRKEAESCDCLQGFQLTHSLGGGTGSGMGTLLISKIREEYPDRIMNTFSVVPSPKVSDTVVEPYNATLSVHQLVENTDETYCIDNEALYDICFRTLKLTTPSYGDLNHLVSATMSGVTTCLRFPGQLNADLRKLAVNMVPFPRLHFFMPGFAPLTSRGSQQYRSLTVPELTQQMFDAKNMMAACDPRHGRYLTVAAIFRGRMSMKEVDEQMLNVQNKNSSYFVEWIPNNVKTAVCDIPPRGLKMAATFIGNSTAIQELFKRISEQFTAMFRRKAFLHWYTGEGMDEMEFTEAESNMNDLVSEYQQYQDATAEEEGEFEEEEGDEELA from the exons ATGAGGGAAATCGTTCATCTGCAAGCCGGCCAGTGTGGCAATCAGATCGGCGCGAAG TTCTGGGAGGTCATCAGTGACGAGCACGGCATTGACCCCACTGGGACCTACCATGGAGACagtgacctgcagctggacaggATCAATGTCTACTACAACGAAGCCTCCG GTGGTAAATATGTTCCCCGTGCAGTGCTTGTGGATCTGGAGCCAGGTACCATGGACTCTGTGAGGTCTGGTCCCTTCGGCCAAGTCTTCAGGCCTGACAACTTTGTCTTTG GCCAGAGTGGTGCTGGCAATAACTGGGCCAAAGGTCACTACACTGAGGGAGCCGAGCTGGTGGACTCGGTCCTGGATGTGGTGAGGAAGGAGGCGGAGAGCTGCGACTGCCTGCAGGGTTTCCAGCTCACACACTCCCTGGGTGGCGGCACGGGGTCCGGAATGGGTACTCTCCTCATCAGCAAGATCCGTGAAGAATACCCCGACCGCATCATGAACACCTTCAGCGTGGTTCCTTCCCCCAAAGTGTCGGACACGGTGGTGGAGCCCTACAACGCCACGCTGTCGgtccaccagctggtggagaacACGGACGAGACCTACTGCATCGACAACGAGGCGCTCTACGACATCTGCTTCCGCACCCTCAAGCTCACCACCCCCTCATACGGAGACCTCAACCACCTGGTCTCGGCCACCATGAGCGGCGTCACCACCTGCCTGCGCTTCCCCGGCCAGCTCAACGCCGACCTGCGCAAGCTGGCGGTGAACATGGTGCCCTTCCCCCGTCTGCACTTCTTCATGCCCGGCTTCGCTCCCCTCACCAGCAGAGGCAGCCAGCAGTACCGCTCCCTCACCGTGCCCGAACTCACACAGCAGATGTTCGACGCCAAGAATATGATGGCCGCCTGCGACCCCCGTCACGGCCGCTACCTCACCGTGGCCGCCATCTTCCGAGGAAGGATGTCCATGAAGGAGGTGGACGAGCAGATGCTCAATGTCCAGAACAAGAATAGCAGCTACTTTGTGGAGTGGATCCCCAACAACGTGAAGACGGCCGTGTGCGACATCCCGCCCAGAGGCCtcaagatggccgccacctTCATCGGCAACAGCACCGCCATCCAGGAGCTCTTCAAGCGCATCTCCGAGCAGTTCACCGCCATGTTCAGGCGCAAGGCTTTCCTGCACTGGTACACCGGCGAGGGAATGGATGAGATGGAGTTCACTGAGGCCGAGAGCAACATGAACGACCTGGTGTCCGAGTACCAGCAGTACCAGGACGCCAccgcagaggaggagggcgagttcgaggaggaggagggcgacgAGGAGCTGGCTTAA